A genomic window from Eleginops maclovinus isolate JMC-PN-2008 ecotype Puerto Natales chromosome 9, JC_Emac_rtc_rv5, whole genome shotgun sequence includes:
- the scamp4 gene encoding secretory carrier-associated membrane protein 4 produces MADRVNNFPPLPQILRIKPCFYQNIEEEIPAPHQQLVRRVYTLWMMYSGTLFLNVISCIAWWAGGGSAQNFGFSLLWLILFSPCSYTCWFRPLYKAFRADSSFNFMFFFFCFFLQCVLALIQTIGISGWGASGWIATMMFFSTNVGSAIVMLITTLLFTVVTALMVLVLIKVHRMYRGGGGSMERAQEEWSTGLWKSAPVREAGFNAVAQTAQGPSLPQYPAAVPSYPDNSHW; encoded by the exons ATGGCAG ACCGCGTCAACAACTTTCCTCCCCTACCCCAGATCTTGAGAATAAAGCCATGCTTTTACCAAAACATTGAAGAAGAAATACCTGCACCGCACCAGCAGTTGGTGCGCAGAGTCTACACTCTTTGGATGA TGTATTCAGGCACACTGTTCCTAAATGTGATCTCATGTATTGCTTGGTGGGCTGGGGGTGGAAGTGCTCAAAATTTCGGCTTTTCACTACTCTGGCTCATACTCTTCAGCCCGTGCAGTTACACCTGCTGGTTCAGACCACTCTACAAAGCTTTCAG GGCTGACAGTTCTTTCAACttcatgttcttcttcttctgcttcttccttcAATGTGTCTTGGCTCTAATCCAGACTATTGGCATCTCTGGTTGGGGAGCAAG CGGCTGGATTGCGACAATGATGTTTTTCAGCACAAATGTGGGCTCCGCTATAGTGATGCTTATCACAACTCTGCTCTTCACTGTGGTGACTGCTTTAATGGTACTGGTTCTCATTAAG GTGCACAGAATGTACAGAGGCGGCGGCGGTAGTATGGAGCGTGCTCAGGAGGAGTGGAGCACCGGGCTGTGGAAGAGTGCACCGGTGAGGGAAGCAGGTTTTAACGCTGTTGCTCAGACAGCCCAGGGCCCGAGTTTGCCCCAGTACCCTGCCGCAGTGCCGAGCTACCCCGACAACAGCCACTGGTGA
- the si:ch211-129c21.1 gene encoding semaphorin-4E, whose protein sequence is MSLLSALSIVCGLMLHVSVNAIDTRYCVPRKTVPYENKLKLFREEGIFNYTTMLMRDDLGVLLLGAREAVYALDINNISVRKAVVYWRVTEEKQRECTYKGKHAEVECRNYIRTLHRVNDTTMYVCGTNAFSPTCDYMTFVKGQLKLEGKQEEGKGKCPFDPFQRYSSLMVGNDLYSATSINFLGSEPVVLRSSDLALRTEFKSSWLSEPNFVYMDFVGESFNSPDGDDDKVYMFFSENAMEYDFYSKVTVSRVARVCKGDMGGQRTLQRKWTSFLKARLDCSLPEPSLPPIVQDVFLLKDDNWEKSVFYAVFTPQSGLSQVSAVCAYSVSAIRDIFNEGKFKTPVAVETSHVKWVMYTGEVPVPRPGACINSVARKMEMNRSLDLPDKTLQFIRDRPLMDEAVHPMTGGALLVKRGALLTRIVVDNVLALDEQRYAVMFIGTENGYIQKAVNYEGEMFIIEEIQLYESSVPINILRLSSSKGQLYAGSEFGAIQMPVSNCSRYETCADCILARDPYCAWDLLDEYCSSVYSVSFSAIQSLKEGDLSQCPPSDPVAAVDFTLVPGNNIQLPCQLHSNLAQVVWRFAHQTLHSDKKYYIYSGGLLILQASELDAGLYTCDSVELINGRPYNRTVAVYQLQLYSDARVGESTTPGNEVTNSPTTIYNVNTAAPEPNLGIEDPLTPQNQSDTSKVTGLEVAVALLSLLCLILTGVIFLIWNQGRFGCFKFAKRPSESEAKRHSAEYMHIPSRTSEIKLVGPDSGRPCSANNNHSAVDFKGNGEHHFTPMANISSLDGLGYINDESEI, encoded by the exons ACAAGCTGAAGTTGTTCAGAGAAGAGGGGATCTTCAACTACACTACTATGCTAATGAGAGACGACCTGggtgtgctgctgctgggggcCAGAGAGGCTGTATATGCTCTGGACATCAACAACATTTCTGTCAGAAAGGCTGTG GTGTACTGGCGAGTTAcggaggagaaacagagggagtGCACATACAAAGGAAAACATGCTGAG GTCGAATGCCGTAACTACATTCGAACCCTGCACAGAGTGAATGACACTACGATGTATGTGTGTGGCACGAATGCTTTCAGCCCCACCTGTGACTACATG ACGTTTGTTAAAGGGCAGCTGAAGCTGGAGGGAAAGCAGGAGGAGGGAAAGGGGAAGTGTCCTTTTGATCCCTTCCAGAGATACTCCTCCCTCATGGTCG GAAATGACCTGTATTCTGCTACATCCATCAACTTCTTGGGCTCTGAGCCAGTGGTCCTGCGCAGCTCGGACTTGGCTCTCCGCACAGAGTTTAAGAGCTCCTGGCTCAGTG AGCCAAACTTTGTCTACATGGACTTTGTGGGGGAGAGTTTCAATAGTCCTGATGGTGATGATGACAAGGTGTACATGTTCTTCAGTGAGAACGCCATGGAGTACGACTTCTACAGCAAAGTCACAGTGTCTCGAGTGGCCCGAGTCTGCAAG gGGGATATGGGCGGCCAGCGGACACTGCAGAGGAAATGGACGTCGTTCCTGAAAGCACGTCTGGATTGTTCCCTCCCTGAACCCAGCCTGCCCCCCATTGTCCAGGATGTCTTCCTGCTGAAGGATGACAACTGGGAAAAGAGCGTCTTCTACGCTGTCTTTACTCCGCAGTC ggGTTTGTCCCAGGTATCTGCAGTATGTGCATATAGTGTGTCTGCCATTCGAGATATTTTCAATGAGGGCAAGTTTAAGACACCTGTCGCTGTTGAGACATCTCACGTCAAGTGGGTGATGTACACTGGAGAAGTGCCAGTCCCCAGGCCAGGAGCA TGCATCAATAGTGTGGCACGTAAAATGGAGATGAATCGCTCTCTGGACCTTCCTGACAAAACCCTCCAGTTCATCAGGGACCGCCCCCTCATGGACGAGGCTGTCCATCCAATGACGGGGGGGGCGCTTCTGGTCAAGAGAGGAGCTTTGCTGACTCGGATCGTAGTGGACAATGTGTTGGCGCTGGACGAACAGAGATATGCAGTCATGTTCATTGGCACTG AAAACGGTTACATCCAGAAGGCTGTGAACTACGAAGGAGAGATGTTCATCATTGAGGAAATTCAACTATACGAATCCTCAGTGCCTATTAACATCCTGCGCCTCTCATCCAGCAAG GGCCAACTGTATGCAGGTTCAGAGTTTGGTGCCATCCAGATGCCGGTCAGTAACTGCAGCCGCTATGAGACTTGTGCGGACTGCATCCTGGCCCGGGACCCTTACTGTGCCTGGGACTTGCTTGACGAGTATTGCAGCTCAGTCTACAGCGTGTCCTTCTCTGCAATACAGAGTCTGAAGGAGGGAGACCTCTCCCAATGTCCACCTTCAG ATCCAGTGGCAGCTGTGGACTTTACCCTGGTTCCGGGAAACAACATCCAGCTGCCGTGCCAGCTGCACTCCAACTTGGCGCAGGTCGTGTGGCGATTCGCTCACCAAACACTTCACTCCGACAAAAAATACTACATCTACAGCGGAGGCCTTCTCATCCTGCAGGCCTCAGAGTTGGACGCGGGCCTGTACACATGTGACTCAGTAGAGCTGATCAATGGGAGACCATACAACCGGACTGTGGCGGTTTATCAGTTGCAGCTCTACTCTGATGCACGAGTGGGGGAGAGCACTACTCCTGGCAATGAGGTGACAAATTCCCCAACCACTATTTACAATGTGAATACTGCTGCACCGGAGCCTAACTTGGGCATTGAGGACCCATTGACCCCACAGAACCAAAGTGACACCAGCAAAGTGACAGGTCTAGAGGTGGCCGTGGCTCTGCTGTCGCTGCTCTGTCTCATCCTAACAGGGGTTATATTTTTGATCTGGAATCAGGGACGTTTTGGATGCTTCAAATTTGCGAAGCGCCCCAGTGAAAGCGAGGCAAAAAGGCATTCAGCCGAATACATGCACATCCCCAGCAGAACTTCAGAGATTAAGCTCGTGGGTCCGGACTCTGGGAGACCTTGCAGTGCCAATAATAATCACTCTGCTGTTGACTTCAAAGGGAACGGGGAGCACCACTTCACACCTATGGCCAACATTTCAAGTCTGGACGGTCTGGGATACATAAATGATGAGTCAGAGATTTGA